From Pan troglodytes isolate AG18354 chromosome 9, NHGRI_mPanTro3-v2.0_pri, whole genome shotgun sequence, the proteins below share one genomic window:
- the TCIRG1 gene encoding V-type proton ATPase 116 kDa subunit a 3 isoform X3, protein MKAVYLALNQCSVSTTHKCLIAEAWCSVRDLPALQEALRDSSMEEGVSAVAHRIPCRDMPPTLIRTNRFTASFQGIVDAYGVGRYQEVNPAPYTIITFPFLFAVMFGDVGHGLLMFLFALAMVLAENRPAVKAAQNEIWQTFFRGRYLLLLMGLFSIYTGFIYNECFSRATSIFPSGWSVAAMANQSGWSDAFLAQHTMLTLDPNVTGVFLGPYPFGIDPIWSLAANHLSFLNSFKMKMSVILGVVHMAFGVVLGVFNHVHFGQRHRLLLETLPELTFLLGLFGYLVFLVIYKWLCVWAARAASAPSILIHFINMFLFSHSPSNRLLYPRQEVVQATLVVLALAMVPILLLGTPLHLLHRHRRRLRRRPAGRQEENKAGLLDLPDASVNGWSSDEEKAGGLDDEEEAELVPSEVLMHQAIHTIEFCLGCVSNTASYLRLWALSLAHAQLSEVLWAMVMRIGLGLGREVGVAAVVLVPIFAAFAVMTVAILLVMEGLSAFLHALRLHWVEFQNKFYSGTGYKLSPFTFAATDD, encoded by the exons ATGAAGGCCGTGTACCTGGCCCTGAACCAGTGCAGCGTGAGCACCACGCACAAGTGCCTCATTGCCGAGGCCTGGTGCTCCGTGCGAGACCTGCCCGCCCTGCAGGAGGCCCTGCGGGACAGCTCG ATGGAGGAGGGAGTGAGTGCCGTGGCTCACCGCATCCCCTGCCGGGACATGCCCCCCACACTCATCCGCACCAACCGCTTCACGGCCAGCTTCCAGGGCATCGTGGATGCCTACGGCGTGGGCCGCTACCAGGAGGTCAACCCCG CTCCCTACACCATCATCACCTTCCCCTTCCTGTTTGCTGTGATGTTCGGGGATGTGGGCCACGGGCTGCTCATGTTCCTCTTCGCCCTGGCCATGGTCCTTGCGGAGAACCGGCCGGCTGTGAAGGCCGCGCAGAACGAG ATCTGGCAGACTTTCTTCAGGGGCCGCTACCTGCTCCTGCTTATGGGCCTGTTCTCCATCTACACCGGCTTCATCTACAACGAGTGCTTCAGTCGCGCCACCAGCATCTTCCCCTCGGGCTGGAGTGTGGCCGCCATGGCCAACCAGTCTGGCTGGAG TGATGCATTCCTGGCCCAGCACACGATGCTTACCCTGGATCCCAACGTCACCGGTGTCTTCCTGGGACCCTACCCCTTTGGCATCGATCCT ATCTGGAGCCTGGCTGCCAACCACTTGAGCTTCCTCAACTCCTTCAAGATGAAGATGTCCGTCATCCTGGGCGTCGTGCACATGGCCTTTGGGGTGGTCCTCGGAGTCTTCAACCACGT GCACTTTGGCCAGAGGCACCGGCTGCTGCTGGAGACGCTGCCGGAGCTCACCTTCCTGCTGGGACTCTTCGGTTACCTCGTGTTCCTAGTCATCTACAAGTGGCTGTGTGTCTGGGCTGCCAGGGCCGCCTCGGCCCCCAGCATCCTCATCCACTTCATCAACATGTTCCTCTTCTCCCACAGCCCCAGCAACAGGCTGCTCTACCCCCGGCAG GAGGTGGTCCAGGCCACGCTGGTGGTCCTGGCCTTGGCCATGGTGCCCATCCTGCTGCTTGGCACACCCCTGCACCTGCTgcaccgccaccgccgccgcctgCGGAGGAGGCCCGCTGGCCGACAG GAGGAAAACAAGGCCGGGTTGCTGGACCTGCCTGACGCATCTGTGAATGGCTGGAGCTCCGATGAGGAAAAGGCAGGGGGCCTGGATGATgaagaggaggctgag CTCGTCCCCTCCGAGGTGCTCATGCACCAGGCCATCCACACCATTGAGTTCTGCCTGGGCTGCGTCTCCAACACCGCCTCCTACCTGCGCCTGTGGGCCCTGAGCCTGGCCCACGCCC AGCTGTCCGAGGTTCTGTGGGCCATGGTGATGCGCataggcctgggcctgggccggGAGGTGGGCGTGGCGGCTGTGGTGCTGGTCCCCATCTTTGCCGCCTTTGCCGTGATGACTGTGGCCATCCTGCTGGTGATGGAGGGACTCTCAGCCTTCCTGCACGCCCTGCGGCTGCACTG GGTGGAATTCCAGAACAAGTTCTACTCGGGCACGGGCTACAAGCTGAGTCCCTTCACCTTCGCTGCCACAGATGACTAG
- the TCIRG1 gene encoding V-type proton ATPase 116 kDa subunit a 3 isoform X1, which yields MGSMFRSEEVALVQLFLPTAAAYTCVSRLGELGLVEFRDLNASVSAFQRRFVVDVRRCEELEKTFTFLQEEVRRAGLVLPPPEGRLPAPPPRDLLRIQEETERLAQELRDVRGNQQALRAQLHQLQLHAAVLRQGHEPQLAAAHTDGASERTPLLQAPGGPHQDLRVNFVAGAVEPHKAPALERLLWRACRGFLIASFRELEQPLEHPVTGEPATWMTFLISYWGEQIGQKIRKITDCASSLQLPLPRLPVSAAGGGPPRGPAAAATAEPGAAGGPRGDRAVPEPGARPGAAAAAARAGAGPQDEGRVPGPEPVQREHHAQVPHCRGLVLRARPARPAGGPAGQLDGGGSECRGSPHPLPGHAPHTHPHQPLHGQLPGHRGCLRRGPLPGGQPRSLHHHHLPLPVCCDVRGCGPRAAHVPLRPGHGPCGEPAGCEGRAERDLADFLQGPLPAPAYGPVLHLHRLHLQRVLQSRHQHLPLGLECGRHGQPVWLEVRPRPQPGWGPRSTRSPDRPPLRCRSDAFLAQHTMLTLDPNVTGVFLGPYPFGIDPIWSLAANHLSFLNSFKMKMSVILGVVHMAFGVVLGVFNHVHFGQRHRLLLETLPELTFLLGLFGYLVFLVIYKWLCVWAARAASAPSILIHFINMFLFSHSPSNRLLYPRQEVVQATLVVLALAMVPILLLGTPLHLLHRHRRRLRRRPAGRQEENKAGLLDLPDASVNGWSSDEEKAGGLDDEEEAELVPSEVLMHQAIHTIEFCLGCVSNTASYLRLWALSLAHAQLSEVLWAMVMRIGLGLGREVGVAAVVLVPIFAAFAVMTVAILLVMEGLSAFLHALRLHWVEFQNKFYSGTGYKLSPFTFAATDD from the exons ATGGGCTCCATGTTCCGGAGCGAGGAGGTGGCCCTGGTCCAGCTCTTTCTGCCCACAGCGGCTGCCTACACCTGCGTGAGTCGGCTGGGCGAGCTGGGCCTCGTGGAGTTCAGAGAC CTCAACGCCTCGGTGAGCGCCTTCCAGAGACGCTTTGTGGTTGATGTTCGGCGCTGTGAGGAGCTGGAGAAGACCTTCA CCTTCCTGCAGGAGGAGGTGCGGCGGGCTGGGCTGGTCCTGCCCCCGCCAGAGGGGAGGCTGCCGGCACCCCCACCCCGGGACCTGCTGCGCATCCAGGAGGAGACGGAGCGCCTGGCCCAGGAGCTGCGGGATGTGCGGGGCAACCAGCAGGCCCTGCGGGCCCAGCTGCACCAGCTGCAGCTCCACGCCGCTGTGCTACGCCAGGGCCATGAACCTCAG CTGGCAGCCGCCCACACAGATGGGGCCTCAGAGAGGACGCCCCTGCTCCAGGCCCCCGGGGGGCCGCACCAGGACCTGAGGGTCAA CTTTGTGGCAGGTGCCGTGGAGCCCCACAAGGCCCCTGCCCTAGAGCGCCTGCTCTGGAGGGCCTGCCGCGGCTTCCTCATTGCCAGCTTCAGGGAGCTGGAGCAGCCGCTGGAGCACCCCGTGACG GGCGAGCCAGCCACGTGGATGACCTTCCTCATCTCCTACTGGGGTGAGCAGATCGGACAGAAGATCCGCAAGATCACGGACTG CGCATCCTCCCTCCAGCTTCCACTGCCACGTCTTCCCGTTTCTGCAGCAGGAGGAGGCCCGCCTCGGGGCCCTGCAGCAGCTGCAACAGCAGAGCCAGGAGCTGCAGGAG GTCCTCGGGGAGACAGAGCGGTTCCTGAGCCAGGTGCTAGGCCGGGTGCTGCAGCTGCTGCCGCCAGGGCAGGTGCAGGTCCACAAGATGAAGGCCGTGTACCTGGCCCTGAACCAGTGCAGCGTGAGCACCACGCACAAGTGCCTCATTGCCGAGGCCTGGTGCTCCGTGCGAGACCTGCCCGCCCTGCAGGAGGCCCTGCGGGACAGCTCG ATGGAGGAGGGAGTGAGTGCCGTGGCTCACCGCATCCCCTGCCGGGACATGCCCCCCACACTCATCCGCACCAACCGCTTCACGGCCAGCTTCCAGGGCATCGTGGATGCCTACGGCGTGGGCCGCTACCAGGAGGTCAACCCCG CTCCCTACACCATCATCACCTTCCCCTTCCTGTTTGCTGTGATGTTCGGGGATGTGGGCCACGGGCTGCTCATGTTCCTCTTCGCCCTGGCCATGGTCCTTGCGGAGAACCGGCCGGCTGTGAAGGCCGCGCAGAACGAG ATCTGGCAGACTTTCTTCAGGGGCCGCTACCTGCTCCTGCTTATGGGCCTGTTCTCCATCTACACCGGCTTCATCTACAACGAGTGCTTCAGTCGCGCCACCAGCATCTTCCCCTCGGGCTGGAGTGTGGCCGCCATGGCCAACCAGTCTGGCTGGAGGTGAGGCCCAGGCCCCAGCCCGGCTGGGGGCCCCGCAGCACCCGCAGCCCTGACCGCCCTCCCCTCCGTTGCCGCAGTGATGCATTCCTGGCCCAGCACACGATGCTTACCCTGGATCCCAACGTCACCGGTGTCTTCCTGGGACCCTACCCCTTTGGCATCGATCCT ATCTGGAGCCTGGCTGCCAACCACTTGAGCTTCCTCAACTCCTTCAAGATGAAGATGTCCGTCATCCTGGGCGTCGTGCACATGGCCTTTGGGGTGGTCCTCGGAGTCTTCAACCACGT GCACTTTGGCCAGAGGCACCGGCTGCTGCTGGAGACGCTGCCGGAGCTCACCTTCCTGCTGGGACTCTTCGGTTACCTCGTGTTCCTAGTCATCTACAAGTGGCTGTGTGTCTGGGCTGCCAGGGCCGCCTCGGCCCCCAGCATCCTCATCCACTTCATCAACATGTTCCTCTTCTCCCACAGCCCCAGCAACAGGCTGCTCTACCCCCGGCAG GAGGTGGTCCAGGCCACGCTGGTGGTCCTGGCCTTGGCCATGGTGCCCATCCTGCTGCTTGGCACACCCCTGCACCTGCTgcaccgccaccgccgccgcctgCGGAGGAGGCCCGCTGGCCGACAG GAGGAAAACAAGGCCGGGTTGCTGGACCTGCCTGACGCATCTGTGAATGGCTGGAGCTCCGATGAGGAAAAGGCAGGGGGCCTGGATGATgaagaggaggctgag CTCGTCCCCTCCGAGGTGCTCATGCACCAGGCCATCCACACCATTGAGTTCTGCCTGGGCTGCGTCTCCAACACCGCCTCCTACCTGCGCCTGTGGGCCCTGAGCCTGGCCCACGCCC AGCTGTCCGAGGTTCTGTGGGCCATGGTGATGCGCataggcctgggcctgggccggGAGGTGGGCGTGGCGGCTGTGGTGCTGGTCCCCATCTTTGCCGCCTTTGCCGTGATGACTGTGGCCATCCTGCTGGTGATGGAGGGACTCTCAGCCTTCCTGCACGCCCTGCGGCTGCACTG GGTGGAATTCCAGAACAAGTTCTACTCGGGCACGGGCTACAAGCTGAGTCCCTTCACCTTCGCTGCCACAGATGACTAG
- the TCIRG1 gene encoding V-type proton ATPase 116 kDa subunit a 3 isoform X2, with translation MGSMFRSEEVALVQLFLPTAAAYTCVSRLGELGLVEFRDLNASVSAFQRRFVVDVRRCEELEKTFTFLQEEVRRAGLVLPPPEGRLPAPPPRDLLRIQEETERLAQELRDVRGNQQALRAQLHQLQLHAAVLRQGHEPQLAAAHTDGASERTPLLQAPGGPHQDLRVNFVAGAVEPHKAPALERLLWRACRGFLIASFRELEQPLEHPVTGEPATWMTFLISYWGEQIGQKIRKITDCFHCHVFPFLQQEEARLGALQQLQQQSQELQEVLGETERFLSQVLGRVLQLLPPGQVQVHKMKAVYLALNQCSVSTTHKCLIAEAWCSVRDLPALQEALRDSSMEEGVSAVAHRIPCRDMPPTLIRTNRFTASFQGIVDAYGVGRYQEVNPAPYTIITFPFLFAVMFGDVGHGLLMFLFALAMVLAENRPAVKAAQNEIWQTFFRGRYLLLLMGLFSIYTGFIYNECFSRATSIFPSGWSVAAMANQSGWSDAFLAQHTMLTLDPNVTGVFLGPYPFGIDPIWSLAANHLSFLNSFKMKMSVILGVVHMAFGVVLGVFNHVHFGQRHRLLLETLPELTFLLGLFGYLVFLVIYKWLCVWAARAASAPSILIHFINMFLFSHSPSNRLLYPRQEVVQATLVVLALAMVPILLLGTPLHLLHRHRRRLRRRPAGRQEENKAGLLDLPDASVNGWSSDEEKAGGLDDEEEAELVPSEVLMHQAIHTIEFCLGCVSNTASYLRLWALSLAHAQLSEVLWAMVMRIGLGLGREVGVAAVVLVPIFAAFAVMTVAILLVMEGLSAFLHALRLHWVEFQNKFYSGTGYKLSPFTFAATDD, from the exons ATGGGCTCCATGTTCCGGAGCGAGGAGGTGGCCCTGGTCCAGCTCTTTCTGCCCACAGCGGCTGCCTACACCTGCGTGAGTCGGCTGGGCGAGCTGGGCCTCGTGGAGTTCAGAGAC CTCAACGCCTCGGTGAGCGCCTTCCAGAGACGCTTTGTGGTTGATGTTCGGCGCTGTGAGGAGCTGGAGAAGACCTTCA CCTTCCTGCAGGAGGAGGTGCGGCGGGCTGGGCTGGTCCTGCCCCCGCCAGAGGGGAGGCTGCCGGCACCCCCACCCCGGGACCTGCTGCGCATCCAGGAGGAGACGGAGCGCCTGGCCCAGGAGCTGCGGGATGTGCGGGGCAACCAGCAGGCCCTGCGGGCCCAGCTGCACCAGCTGCAGCTCCACGCCGCTGTGCTACGCCAGGGCCATGAACCTCAG CTGGCAGCCGCCCACACAGATGGGGCCTCAGAGAGGACGCCCCTGCTCCAGGCCCCCGGGGGGCCGCACCAGGACCTGAGGGTCAA CTTTGTGGCAGGTGCCGTGGAGCCCCACAAGGCCCCTGCCCTAGAGCGCCTGCTCTGGAGGGCCTGCCGCGGCTTCCTCATTGCCAGCTTCAGGGAGCTGGAGCAGCCGCTGGAGCACCCCGTGACG GGCGAGCCAGCCACGTGGATGACCTTCCTCATCTCCTACTGGGGTGAGCAGATCGGACAGAAGATCCGCAAGATCACGGACTG CTTCCACTGCCACGTCTTCCCGTTTCTGCAGCAGGAGGAGGCCCGCCTCGGGGCCCTGCAGCAGCTGCAACAGCAGAGCCAGGAGCTGCAGGAG GTCCTCGGGGAGACAGAGCGGTTCCTGAGCCAGGTGCTAGGCCGGGTGCTGCAGCTGCTGCCGCCAGGGCAGGTGCAGGTCCACAAGATGAAGGCCGTGTACCTGGCCCTGAACCAGTGCAGCGTGAGCACCACGCACAAGTGCCTCATTGCCGAGGCCTGGTGCTCCGTGCGAGACCTGCCCGCCCTGCAGGAGGCCCTGCGGGACAGCTCG ATGGAGGAGGGAGTGAGTGCCGTGGCTCACCGCATCCCCTGCCGGGACATGCCCCCCACACTCATCCGCACCAACCGCTTCACGGCCAGCTTCCAGGGCATCGTGGATGCCTACGGCGTGGGCCGCTACCAGGAGGTCAACCCCG CTCCCTACACCATCATCACCTTCCCCTTCCTGTTTGCTGTGATGTTCGGGGATGTGGGCCACGGGCTGCTCATGTTCCTCTTCGCCCTGGCCATGGTCCTTGCGGAGAACCGGCCGGCTGTGAAGGCCGCGCAGAACGAG ATCTGGCAGACTTTCTTCAGGGGCCGCTACCTGCTCCTGCTTATGGGCCTGTTCTCCATCTACACCGGCTTCATCTACAACGAGTGCTTCAGTCGCGCCACCAGCATCTTCCCCTCGGGCTGGAGTGTGGCCGCCATGGCCAACCAGTCTGGCTGGAG TGATGCATTCCTGGCCCAGCACACGATGCTTACCCTGGATCCCAACGTCACCGGTGTCTTCCTGGGACCCTACCCCTTTGGCATCGATCCT ATCTGGAGCCTGGCTGCCAACCACTTGAGCTTCCTCAACTCCTTCAAGATGAAGATGTCCGTCATCCTGGGCGTCGTGCACATGGCCTTTGGGGTGGTCCTCGGAGTCTTCAACCACGT GCACTTTGGCCAGAGGCACCGGCTGCTGCTGGAGACGCTGCCGGAGCTCACCTTCCTGCTGGGACTCTTCGGTTACCTCGTGTTCCTAGTCATCTACAAGTGGCTGTGTGTCTGGGCTGCCAGGGCCGCCTCGGCCCCCAGCATCCTCATCCACTTCATCAACATGTTCCTCTTCTCCCACAGCCCCAGCAACAGGCTGCTCTACCCCCGGCAG GAGGTGGTCCAGGCCACGCTGGTGGTCCTGGCCTTGGCCATGGTGCCCATCCTGCTGCTTGGCACACCCCTGCACCTGCTgcaccgccaccgccgccgcctgCGGAGGAGGCCCGCTGGCCGACAG GAGGAAAACAAGGCCGGGTTGCTGGACCTGCCTGACGCATCTGTGAATGGCTGGAGCTCCGATGAGGAAAAGGCAGGGGGCCTGGATGATgaagaggaggctgag CTCGTCCCCTCCGAGGTGCTCATGCACCAGGCCATCCACACCATTGAGTTCTGCCTGGGCTGCGTCTCCAACACCGCCTCCTACCTGCGCCTGTGGGCCCTGAGCCTGGCCCACGCCC AGCTGTCCGAGGTTCTGTGGGCCATGGTGATGCGCataggcctgggcctgggccggGAGGTGGGCGTGGCGGCTGTGGTGCTGGTCCCCATCTTTGCCGCCTTTGCCGTGATGACTGTGGCCATCCTGCTGGTGATGGAGGGACTCTCAGCCTTCCTGCACGCCCTGCGGCTGCACTG GGTGGAATTCCAGAACAAGTTCTACTCGGGCACGGGCTACAAGCTGAGTCCCTTCACCTTCGCTGCCACAGATGACTAG